DNA from Electrophorus electricus isolate fEleEle1 chromosome 5, fEleEle1.pri, whole genome shotgun sequence:
GCTACCCAGGAACTGGCCAGTGGCACCGATGTACAACCTTGAGCGCATGGGCCATttctaaaaagcaaaaaacaaagaaaaaataaagatatctttttaaaaatcgaATCAAGAGTGTAAATGAATGCTTTTTTCTTAACAAGCCACATTTCCGTAGTTGTCATAATTTCTCAAAATTACAGTGGTCTAAAGTGTAGAAATTTCTTTAAGCAATTTTATAGATTTAATTCTTTATAAAACATATGTTttcaccaatacacacacaaaaaagaatgtATAAAGTAGTGTTGTACGAATGCAATTATACTCACTTTCACAGGATGTAGGTAACCGTCGCCTTTAAGTGAATTTAATGCTTcggtttgttttgtgctgtcgCCCTCCTCCATCCCCTCTTCTTGTAAGGTTCTAGTCAAATGAGCTATATACGTGGTGGCTAATATCAAGACGTCGAGTTTTGAGAGCTTAGTGTCTGGTGGCACGGATGGTAGTGTTCGCTGTAGTTCCAGGAACGCGTGTCTCAGAGTCTGCACACGACTCCTTTCCCGCGCGGCGTTTGCTGCAGCCGGACGCCCTCTGCTACCGAGACCACTGCCCGAGACCACCCTGGATCGCGACAGGGCCTCTGCGCGTCTCCTGTCGGAAGACATGTCAGGGCTCGGGCTGGAGTTCGGACTGGATGTGGGGCTCTCATCCATAATTGTCATAGGTCCATTTCCATCCATGCGGATCGACCGTCTTCCAATTATCACTTCTGTATCTAAATAATAACACGTCTACCGGTTTgtcaaatcatttaaaaatggaaaagagaaaTAGAATACATCGTGCTAAATATGAATGTGCTTTTGATGCACGACGCGGTTTTAATATAAGACTTACCCTTCTACCTTTTATGCAATTAATGGTCATTAATAGATATCTAGATAGTCCAACTTATGATTaagaaatatgaatattatCTTCGTCAAGCATCACAGAATAATTTTGATATCACCAGGTTTCTCAAATTCATACGTTGTATATAACATAGAACCAAAATTTAGGGAAGAGCTATGCTTTATATTTTGAGTTCTTTTGAAATGATTAGAGAAGCACAAGCCTACCTTTAACGTAATATTCATAGAAGTGCGGTACACATAAAGGCAGGAGAACTCAAGCTCTCTTCGACAAGGGCTGCGATGGTCCGCAAAAAAGTGAATAATAGTTCCGTTCTCGTTGCAAAAATCTATATAAACCAAGCGCGGTTATCGAAGAAATTGCGTTTATGTCCCTGTGCACGCGCGGAGCCCTCACCTGAATGAATGCGTAAAGTCTCAGGAGCCTCTAATTTATTGGGAAAACAAAGAGCTGACAAGTCTTTCACTCCGGTGCAATTAATCAAAAGCCCTTAAAACTCACTGGCAGGGAGAGAGACTCCCCTAGCTTTTCCCTTTCGTAACTCTTCAGTAGGAAAGGGGAAACCAATTTCCAACGCCAGAGGCAGCATTTTTCGTCTAAGTTGAACTCCTAACACGAACTTCTAAGGTATTCGCAACAGAAAGACGTTATAATTGTGAAAGAAACATCCTAATTGTATCAAGTTTGCTTTGCTATTCCTCAGTGACAGGGTCATTTATGTCATGGTATGTCACACATAACGCCTCGTCCTTCCTGATACAGCCTATAATATTAAGTTTGCCAGTAGATCACTTATGTTCTTTTGGCAGGATGGGGATAGACTACACAGTGTAGCAGTTGCCTGTGATGGCACCACGACCTGAGCAGCTCGAAGGGAGAGAATATCGGCATGATATTTTGCCCCGCAGACAGCATGCACAGCTTTATTTCCCGAGACACGGCTAATAAATAAACTCCAAACACTGCAATCAACAGGCAAGTATAAGGAAATTCTTGTGAGACTCCTAAATTAATCACTCCGATTTCCAGagtacacacagagagatgtcAAAGAATTAATGAATGGAATTATTCATAACATGTATATCACAGACTGTTCttaataaacattgtttttgtaagGATGAAGTAACAGTTTTGCTCCAGGCCACTAATTATGAAGCAGAGCAAAAGAGGTTAAGTAAGCTTCTCTACCTAATTACCCTACATCTTTCACAGTATACCCTGGCGTGGTTACCAATTTGGGCTATTACATCGTGCATCTTAATGTGGCCATTGGCCAAATTACACCCAATTGGCAGCATTTTATTTAGATGCTTTTTTTTGGACACGCTATTCTTCACAACACCTAAGTTTTGTATAGTTTGTGCTGAGTGATGAatggatatttttttaaaaagtctaaaaCGCAATATGATTAGCATGGGACTTTGTTTAAATTTTTGTAAGCGTAGGGCTGTGTTACCcatacaaatttacaaatatattcgtttaaatattacttataaatattaatagtcCTGTGGtagctattaaaaaaaatgtataaggaaaattaaaaatattctgaCAGTATCAGCAAAaagcttaaaatattttttgtttttaatgtggtaGAGTATCTTGGCAGTTGCCAATTACAAAAATAGCACagacagattcacacacacaaacataaacacatgtcatttaatgcatttaagtCTGACAAGGATAACTGGAagttaataaaatgtacaaagtTTTGACAGGCATCATTTAATTAACATGTctctaaaatgtgtttttctgtagtGTCTGGAATGAAATATTAATCAGCTTGAATGCCATGTAAGAGCTAGGAAACATCTACATATATAGAAGTGATGTAATGATAGACCACTATGGCTTCATGTTATTGAAAGCACTCAGATCCATTCCAGATGCACTCATGATAAACTGTATGTGTGAATAAGTATCTGTGGACCCTGGGAGGTGGGATCTACAAAGTCACTCCCAGCAAGCTGCGTGACTGAATTTTAGGATTCTCTTCTGAAGCCAGTCCTGCAATTACTGCAGTCTTCTGTATTCTTGACATGTACACAAGATAAATGACAGTGACACACAAataatgcacattttatttcaaaagtgaCAATTCTAGTAGACATTTAACACACTTAATAATATTATGAGAAATGAATATTGAATGTTTTTACTCAGCAAATATCTATTATTTACTATTCCTAAGAAGATTAGTTAAAATTTAATTATgatgattaattatttaaatggcattacataaacatttttatcactTCAGCTGACACTAAGTAAATTATTATGGTAAAGATCTAATTAAGGGCATAAACAGCTGCCATTCAGTTTTCAATTTTAGTCAGCCTTGGTGCAAATTGATTACAGTCATTCTTGTACTGACTAATGgaaatattaatgtaaacacaggtacatgtaaatacatgtgagtttaataacatttaaggCATAATTATAATGTTTGTATTAAGTAATTCAGTAATGATAAAACCTTTCCTTTGTttgaacatattttatatacatttttggtattttcaaaTACAAGTTGGTAAGAGATATTCCTTGTTTTGTATATCTGTCGTATGACAACTACTGATATGGGAAAGCAAGGCCAGCACATCCTTCAtctgatttctgtctgtcagGGCACATTTTCAAACTAGTGGCCATGCAGTATTATTGAGCACATCAACtgccagagagggaggggtcctcccacccctcccacccaaTGAGAACATAGCCGACTGCATCCTTAGAGACTGCTAGCCACGTATGGCTGATGGACCGACTTGGTCTCAAACACGAATTCCAGCTGTATGGTTCACCCTTGGAAGAAGTGCTATACTAGGTTGGCTCTCAGGGGAGAGGGTAGTTTTTCTAAAGTTAAACTGTAGCTCATGACCCCACGTGCAGCGGTATATGCAAGCAATGGTTAACCTCAGGCTAGTTTTGAAAAAGAAAGCTGTTTATTTGCATTGGAAGTTAAAAACCTATGAGATGTAGCTTTTGACAAATAGCAGGCCATTTATCaggcaaggagagaggaaggaagcaGGCTACTCTATGAAGCTTGTTTATGTTAATATTGTTTATACTTCTTTTTAGAGTATAAGGTATGAACTTTAAATCAAAATTTTTCATGAGAAAATAAGCAATGGAATATGGTTGGGGATATAATCAAATGATACCAAGgtaggagaaaaaaagaacacccTCTCTTAAACCATACAAATGATCTACCGTTATGTCAGGAATTATAGGGTGAACCCTGAGTGCCTAGAGACTAGTGGTATAGAAGCTGCTGTTCATACCTTACCCCTTTGCGGTCAGTTTGCACTGGGTCTGACCTAATTTTCATGCTGGGTCTCACATACTCAAGTGGCTTCCTTTTCCCCAGAAAGTCAGCATAGTTATAGGCAAAGGGATGCTGGGGGCCCAAGTTAAAGTCAGCTGGAACAAAAACAGTGAGTCACATTTTGTCATAGTCCCAACACTCAAGACACAGAGGGACAGGCATGTGTTCTGTTACAGACCAATGATATATAATGGCACGTTCTGTGCTGcatatgttttaatataaatatacacacagaattTCAGAGTAGAGAGTAAAGGTTTCCCCAAATGCTAATAGTagtaaatattacaaataaaatggataTTTATATCACACAAATTGGACAAATTGTTAAGTCAGTCAAAAATGATCATAGAATATTAATGACCATACCAGAAAAGGGATATGTCATTTGTCCTGTCAtgattttttcatctttttctttcttcttggcTTCTTTTGAGGCTTTCCAGTTGATCAAAAACTGCCTAGAtagttcatttat
Protein-coding regions in this window:
- the LOC113573845 gene encoding transcription factor 24, producing MDGNGPMTIMDESPTSSPNSSPSPDMSSDRRRAEALSRSRVVSGSGLGSRGRPAAANAARERSRVQTLRHAFLELQRTLPSVPPDTKLSKLDVLILATTYIAHLTRTLQEEGMEEGDSTKQTEALNSLKGDGYLHPVKKWPMRSRLYIGATGQFLGSSGQNENQGASSSSQT